In one window of Haloimpatiens sp. FM7315 DNA:
- a CDS encoding GatB/YqeY domain-containing protein — protein sequence MSLKERLQQDWKDALKKGDKLRSTTISMVKAAILQMEKDTGSSPDDNKIVEILAKEVKQRKDAIEEFEKGKRQDLVEANKAEIQVLINYLPQQLTQEEVFEIVKASADEVGANSMKDMGKLMSVLMPKVKGRADGKMVTQIVKEYLNK from the coding sequence ATGTCCCTTAAAGAAAGATTACAACAAGATTGGAAAGATGCACTAAAAAAAGGTGATAAGCTTAGATCTACTACTATTAGTATGGTTAAAGCTGCTATATTGCAGATGGAAAAGGATACAGGTTCTTCTCCAGATGATAATAAAATTGTTGAAATCTTAGCTAAGGAAGTAAAGCAAAGAAAAGACGCCATAGAAGAGTTTGAAAAGGGAAAAAGGCAAGATCTTGTAGAAGCTAATAAAGCTGAAATTCAGGTCTTGATTAATTACCTTCCTCAGCAGTTAACTCAAGAAGAAGTCTTTGAAATTGTAAAAGCATCTGCTGACGAAGTAGGAGCTAATAGCATGAAAGATATGGGAAAGCTTATGTCAGTGCTTATGCCTAAAGTTAAAGGCCGTGCTGATGGTAAGATGGTAACCCAGATCGTAAAAGAATATCTGAATAAATAA
- a CDS encoding histidine triad nucleotide-binding protein — MENCIFCKIIGGDIPCDKVYEDDRILAFKDIEPQAPVHILIIPKKHISSLNDLAEEDSKIISYIFLKAKELAKNLGISEDGYRLVTNCGKAGGQTVDHVHFHMLGGRNLQWPPG; from the coding sequence GTGGAGAATTGCATATTTTGTAAAATTATAGGCGGAGATATACCTTGCGATAAAGTGTATGAAGATGATAGAATATTAGCATTTAAGGACATAGAACCACAGGCACCTGTTCACATACTTATTATTCCTAAAAAACATATAAGTAGTTTGAATGATCTTGCTGAAGAAGATTCCAAGATTATTTCTTATATATTTTTAAAAGCCAAGGAATTAGCTAAAAACTTAGGAATAAGTGAAGATGGCTATAGACTAGTTACCAACTGTGGAAAAGCTGGTGGACAGACTGTTGACCATGTACATTTTCATATGCTTGGTGGGAGAAATCTTCAGTGGCCACCAGGTTAA
- the rpsU gene encoding 30S ribosomal protein S21 has product MSEIKVRENETLESALRRFKKECAKSGVLSEVRKREHYEKPSVKKKKKSEAARKRKHR; this is encoded by the coding sequence ATGTCAGAAATAAAAGTAAGAGAAAATGAAACACTTGAAAGTGCTTTAAGAAGATTTAAAAAAGAATGCGCTAAATCTGGTGTTCTTTCTGAAGTAAGAAAAAGAGAACATTACGAAAAACCTAGCGTAAAGAAAAAGAAGAAATCTGAAGCAGCAAGAAAAAGAAAACATAGATAG
- the yqfC gene encoding sporulation protein YqfC, whose translation MYAKKINSTKEIIAGKLDLPRDVVLNLPKITIIGDNEITIENHKGIVLFEDKVIKINSSIGVISIEGRNFEIFFIGGNTITLSGKFKSIVYEGNE comes from the coding sequence TTGTATGCTAAAAAAATTAATTCTACTAAAGAAATTATAGCAGGCAAATTAGATCTTCCAAGAGATGTGGTTTTAAACTTACCTAAAATTACAATAATTGGAGATAATGAAATCACAATAGAAAATCATAAAGGGATTGTGCTTTTCGAAGATAAAGTTATAAAAATAAATTCATCCATAGGAGTAATAAGTATAGAAGGAAGAAATTTTGAAATCTTTTTTATAGGGGGAAACACTATAACTTTAAGTGGGAAGTTTAAATCTATAGTGTATGAAGGAAATGAATAA
- the ybeY gene encoding rRNA maturation RNase YbeY translates to MIYIDDRQDKFEVTEELKNTLKKVISYGLKEEKVNLNCEISLVFVDNETIREINKEQRNIDKVTDVLSFPMIDYPKGKVFKDIYLNYDFDASYFDEKNLVLGDIVISLERAKAQSEEYGHSFLRETSYLTIHSILHLLGYDHMEDEEKAIMRKREEEILNNFQLSR, encoded by the coding sequence ATGATATATATAGACGATAGACAAGATAAATTTGAGGTGACAGAAGAACTTAAAAATACTTTAAAAAAGGTAATTAGTTATGGATTAAAAGAAGAAAAAGTGAATTTGAACTGTGAAATAAGTTTAGTGTTTGTAGATAATGAAACTATAAGGGAAATCAACAAAGAACAAAGAAATATAGATAAGGTTACAGATGTTTTATCTTTTCCTATGATTGATTACCCAAAGGGAAAGGTTTTTAAAGATATATATTTAAATTATGATTTTGATGCTAGCTATTTTGATGAGAAAAATTTAGTTTTAGGGGATATTGTCATTTCCTTAGAAAGAGCTAAGGCTCAAAGCGAAGAATATGGTCATTCTTTTTTAAGAGAAACTTCTTATCTTACCATACATTCGATTTTACATTTATTAGGGTATGACCACATGGAAGATGAAGAAAAAGCCATAATGAGAAAAAGAGAAGAAGAAATTTTAAATAATTTTCAGCTTTCAAGATAA